Genomic DNA from Sphingomonas lacunae:
AAGGCGGGCAGAACCCGCCGCTCATAGGCGAGCTTGTTGCCACCGCCGAGGTCACCCGACAGATAGCGGTTCAGATTGGCGAGAAAATTGAACCGGGCGGCTTCATCATGACGCACATCGGGGAACATTTCATGCCGGGTTACTGCCGTATAGGGCGGCGGCACATCGGGCTTGCTCATCGCGCATCCTTTCCATCACATCATATCATAGCCTGCCAAGGGTAGAATAGCGGCGTTGCCCCGGCTGTGCTGGGGCGGGCGTCGTTTCTGTTCGCAGGGTGATAAGCCCGAACGTCGGCCTACAGCCCCAGAGCGCCCGGGTTCATCCGCCCTTCGGGGTCAAAATGTGCCTTGATCGCCTCGATTGCCGCCCAGCGGTCCGGGCCGCTGCGATCCTTGAGCGGATAGGTGCGACCGACCTGGAAATGCACGCCTCCCATCTGACCCACGACATCTATGACACCCGCTCGGAGCCGTTCCACCAGTGCCCGTGCTTCCGGGTTGGCGGGATAGCGGTTGAGCTTGGCAAGATGTGCCGGCTCGATCGACTGTTCATGCAGGCCCCACAATTCGTCCGGCCAATAGAAGCAAGGCTCGATGATGAAGCCGGTCGTGCCGAACGTCAGGAACATATAGCCGGCGCCAACACCCAGCGCGTCCATCTCTGCTGCATGAGTCTCGAACAGGGCAGTCAGTGCCTCGATCATCGAGGGCGCCTTGGAATGGCGGACGATGCCGTGCACCGGCAACCAGCGCCCGCCATCCGGTCCGGCCATCGAATTGACTGGCACAAAAGGATTGGCGCGGAGGATCTTCGGGATTGTATTTTCCACCACCCGACCATTGTTGGCGCGAACGATCCCTTCGATCCGGCGCATGTCCTCATCCGCCGCCGCCTGAATGCGCCCTTCGACAAGACAGTGGATGGAGAATTTGGCGTCGTCGAGGAAGGATCGTCCTGCGGCGACAACCTTTGCCCCTTCCTTGATCCCTTTCCAGAAGCCGCCTTGCGACTTCATCATGGTAACGAGGCTCTTGGCATCGCTGGTCAGGCTGTCGCGCCGCATCCTGAGCGATTGCAGATAAGGGTCAAAGCCAAAGCTTTCGCTGGCGAGCCCCGAGCGAGCGATCTCGCTCATCGCCGCGCAATAATCCGCAGGTGTATCAAACGCAAAGCTGCCATAGGCAAAAGCCTCGGCCTCGCGGATCAGCGGCATGGTGACATGCGCCTTGATACCCAGCGCGCCGGCATCGCCGGTGAACAGGCCGGTCAGGTCAGGGCCGAAAACGCGGGCAAAGTCGCAGCCGGTTTCCATCACCGTGCCATCGGCCAGCACCACCGTCAGGCTGATGACATTCTGGCTGAACGGGCCGTGGTTGGCGCCCCAAAAGGTCCCATTCTGTCCCATGCCGCCACCGACGCTAGCCTTGATCCCTGACATGGTGCCCCAGGCAGGTGTCCGCAGGCCGTGCGGTTTCAACGCCTCGTAGAGCGCGTGCCATGTAATGCCAGCCTCGACTGTCACCGTCATGTCGGTGGAGTTTATCTCCAACACCCGGTTCATGCCGCTCATGTCGATAGCCAGAGCATCGGGACGGTCGGCGACATAGCCACCGGTATAGCTCATGCCGCCGCCGCGCGGGACAAGCACCAGTCCCTGAGCTGCGGCCGCCTTCACACCTTGCGTGAGTTCATCGATATTGGACGGCCGCAACACGCCTGCGGGAGCCGCCCCGCGAACGAACACATCATGCGACATGGCGTCGCGTCGCGCTTGATCGGTCGTCACCGTCCCGGCGGCGAAGGTGTCAGTCTTCATTGTGGCTCCATTTCAGGCGGTCATACCCGCCCATCAGCAGCAGCAACGCCCCGCCGGTCACAAACATCAGAGCAGCACCGGCCAGCATGGGATCGTAACTGCCGGCGGTGTCGCGAACGATGCCGTAAAGCACAGGCGAAAGCGCCGTCATGGTGGCGAAAGGCATGTAGAGAAAACCGTATATCCGCCCGAACTGGGCCATGCCGAAATAGCGCGCAGCCAGGAAGGCAATGAGGTCGCTTTCAGCCCCGGCTGCAAAGCCCAGCAGGAAAGCCGCGAGGGCAATCATGGCAAAATCACTTCCTGTTCCGAGCAAAAGGTAACAGGCCAGCGCAGGAAGACACAGGACAGGGAAACCAACGCCCGGTCCCCAGAAGCGGTCAAGCAATGCCCCGACGATCAATCGTCCGGACAACAGGCCAAGGCCGACGATTCCCATGATGCCGGCCGCATCGCCAATGCCGAGGCCATGGTCCTTGATGATCGCCGGCATATGCGTGTGCGCACCGCCATAGGCCAGGCTGATCAACAGGATCGACACCCAGAGCAACCAGAACTGCCGCGTCCGCATGGCCTTGCCCAGCGTCATGCCGGCAACAGACCCATCGGCTCCCGCGCTGATCTGTGGCGGCATTTCGTCGGCACGCGGTTCGCGAAACAGGGCGAGAACCGCGGGCACAGCAATGAGGATCGGCAACAGGGCGACTGCAGGAAAGATCATCCGCCAGCCGCCAAATTCGATGGCCGCAACGGCGATGCGCGGCACGACTATGGCTGCGGCGCTGGTTCCGAGCATCATGATCCCCAACGCAAGCCCGCGATTGCGAACGAACCACAGGCCGATGGCCCTGCTCCAGGAGACAGGTGTCGATCCGATGGCGACCAGGCCGATCAGAAACCAGATGCCATAGAAAAAGGCCAATTGTCCTGGCATCAGATAGAAACTGGCAAAAATCACTGCAAAAGCTATCAGCGAAGAGATGCCGACCCGCTTCACCCCATACCGGTCACACATTGCGCCATAAAAGGGAGCCAGCAGCGCGGCAGTCAGGCCATAGATGGTGACGCCAATGCTGATTTGGGTCTTGCTCCAGCCAAATTCGGCATTGAGCGGATCGAACAAGAACCCCAGTACATTGACCGGTAGCGGGGAGGCCCCGCACATGGTGCCGAGAAACGCCGCCAGCAGCGTTTTCCAGCCCAGGGAAAATTCGGATCGCGATCCCGCCGGACCTGGCACGGCCGCCGCTTCATTTGATCGACTGGCGGTCATCACGCTGCCCTCCCCCTTGCAAGTTGTCCGGACAAATTTCATTCGCAAGAGTGAAGTGTCAAGGTGAAAGGTCAAGGCGCAAAGGCCGACTCGCCACCCTGCGGACAGGAAAGGAAAGCCCGGTGCCCGGTCCCGCTGTTGTGCAGAGCATGTTGTTCGTTCCCGGATCGCGCCCCGAACGGCTCGACAAGGCAATGGCCGCTGGCGCCGACAGTGTCTGTATCGACCTTGAGGACGCTGTCCCGGCGGATGGCAAGGAGACGGCAAGGGCTGCTGCGCTTGCCGCCATTGGCCGCCCCGGCCTTGCCATCCGTATCAACGGCGTTGCCACCCGGGCCGGCATTGCCGACCTGCTCGCCCTCGCCGAAGCACCAGCGCGCCCGGCGCACATCTATGTGCCGATGGTCGAAAGCCCCGCCGAGCTGAAGATCATCCGCTCGGTGCTGGCCGATGACAGTGTCGGCCTGATCCCGCTGATCGAAACCGTTGAGGGGCTCGACAATGCTCCCGCCATCGCAGCCGATCCCTCAGTCGAGATGGTCATGTTCGGTGGCGGGGACTTCTCCGCCCAACTCGGTGTCGCGCTTGAATGGGAGCCACTGCTGCTTGCGCGACAGCGCCTCGTCATGGCCTGCGCCGCGGCCAACAAGCCGGCGATGGACGTGCCCTTTATCAAGCTCGATGATGCCGATGGCCTGGCTGAGGAAACCCGCCGCGCCAAGGCCATCGGATTTTCGGCCAAGGCGGCAATCCACCCGGCCCAGCTTGACGGCATCCACAGCATCTTCCGCCCGACACTCGCCCAAGTGGCCGAGGCCGAGGAAGCCATCGCTGCTTTTGCTGCCGCCGGGGGTGCGGCCATCCGCTTCAACGGTCGCATGCTCGAGGCGCCGATCGTGCGCCGTTACCAACAGATTTTGGCAATGAAGGACAAAGCCCATGCGTGATGGTGTGATCGAAGTCGGGCCGCAACGGTACCGCGAAACCTATGGCCGCTATTTCGAGGAAATGATCGTCGGCGACATTTATGAGCATCGTCCCGGCCGGACGATCACCGAGGCGGACAATACCTGGTTCACCCTGCTGACAATGAACCAGCACCCCAGCCATTTTGACGCCGAGTTCGCGCGCAAGACGGAATTCGGCAAATGTATCGTCGCCTCGCCGCTGACCGTCGCGATCATGACCGGGCAGAGCGTGTCGGACGTCAGCCAAAAGGCTGTCGCCAATCTCGGCTGGAAGGAAATCCGCCTGCTCAAGCCGGTCTTCGTCGGCGACACCCTCTATTCGGAATCCGAAGTGCTGGAAAAGCGGGAGAGCGAGAAGCGCCCGCAGCAGGGCATCGTCACAATCGCGACGCGCGGGCTCAACCAGCATGGCGATGTCGTGTGCGATTTCACCCGTGTGATGCTGATCTGGAAAAAGGGCTTCGGCCCGATGGACGAGTAAGGATATAAATCATGGCAGAACCCAGCACCGCCCGTCCGGCGATGGATCCGGACGAAGAAGCCGCCCTGCTCGACGGCATCCAGAGATGGATGGACAAGGAAGTCCGTCCGGTGGTCATGAAACATGACCATGGCGACATCTGGCCTGCTGAGTTGGTCGCGCAAATGGCTGAGATGGGCCTGTTTGGTGCAACAATCGACACCGAATATGGCGGGCTGGGACTGCCGGCACAGACCTATGCGAAGATTGTCATGCTCATTTCCTCCTACTGGATGGCGCTGACCGGCATTTTCAATTCGCACCTGATCATGGCCTGCGCCGTCGAACGCTTTGGCACGCCCGAGCAAAAGGCGCTGTGGCTGCCGAAATTCGCCAGTGGCGAAGTGCGCGGCGGCCTTGCCCTGACCGAACCCAATGCCGGTACTGATTTGCAAGCAATCCGCACGACGGCGGTCCGCGATGGCGACGATTATGTCATCAACGGCACCAAGACGTGGATCTCCAACTCGATCAACGGCAGCTGTTTTGCCATGTTGGTCAAGACCGACCCGAAGGCCGACCCGCGCTACAAGGGAATGAGCCTTTTTATCGCTCCCAAGGGCGAGGGGCTGAGTGTCGGCAAGAAGTTCGACAAGCTCGGCTACAAGGCGATCGATAGCGCCGAACTGGTGATGGACAATTACCGTCTGCCCGCCGCCAACCTGATCGGTGGTGTCGAGGGCCAGGGCTTTTTCCAGGCGACCGGTGGTCTGGAACTGGGGCGCATCAACGTCGCCGCGCGCGGTGTTGGCATCGCCGAGGGCTCACTGCGCCTCGCCACCGAATATGCCCAAGTCCGCCAGACCATGGGTAAGCCTATCTCCGAGCATCAGGCGATTCAGCTCAAGATTGGCGAAATGGTGACCCGTGCGGCCGCCTCACGACTGCTCACGCTGGAGGCCGCCAAGGCCTATGACCGGGGTGAGCGCTGTGACATGGAAGCCGGGATGGCGAAATATTTCGCGTCAGAGTCGGCAGTGACCAACAGCCAGGAGGCGATGCGCATCTATGGTGGCTACAGCTATTCCAAGGAATATGACATCGAACGCTATTATCGCGACGCGATGCTGATGTGCATTGGTGAGGGGACCAACGAAATGCAGCGAATGATCATCTCCAAGCAATGGGTCAAACGGAACCCCGCATGAGCCAACGCCCTCTCCCCCTTGCCGGTTACCGGATCATCAGCGCCGAGCAATATGGCGCCGGCCCCTATGGTACGCAGTTCCTTGCGCAGCTGGGCGCCGACGTCATCAAGATCGAGCCGCCGCACAAGAGCGGCACGGGCGGTGGGGACACCGCCCGTGCGGTCGGCCCGCATTTTCTGAGGGAAGGCGAGAGCCATTACTTCCACGCCTTCAACCTCAACAAGCGCTCGCTGACCCTCGATCTCAACAGCAGCGAAGGGCAGGCGGTGCTGCACCGACTGGTCGCCACCGCCGATGCGGTGGTCAACAATTTGCGCGGCGATCTCCCCGCCCGTCTGGGTCTTACCTACGCCGCGCTCAGCGGGTTTAACCCCGCTATCGTTTGCGCCCATCTCTCGGCCTATGGTCGGGACAATGAAAGGGCCAAATGGCCGGGCTACGACTATCTGATGCAGGCGGAAGCCGGCTTCTGCTCGCTGACCGGCGATCCGGATGGCGAGCCTCAGCGCTTTGGCCTGTCGATGGTCGATTATATGACCGGTACCCAAATGGCGGTCGGCGTGCTCGCCGCGCTGCTCGATGCACAGCGCAGCGGACTGGGGCGCGACATTGATTGCGACCTCCTCTCCACCGCTGTTCACCAGATGACCTATCCGGCAGTCTGGTATCTCAACGAAGGCAGCGAAACCGGTCGCACCCCGCGCTCGGCCCACCCGACGGCAACGCCGAGCCAAATGGTCAAAGCGCAGGACGGCTGGATGTTCGTCATGTGCCAGCTACCCAAATTCTGGGACATATTGGTCGAGCGCGTCGGCCACCCCGCGCTCAAGGATGAGCGGTTCGCCACCAACCCCGGTCGCCTCGCCCATCGCGGCACGCTGACCGACGCGCTCGACGCCATCTTCG
This window encodes:
- a CDS encoding FAD-binding oxidoreductase, with product MKTDTFAAGTVTTDQARRDAMSHDVFVRGAAPAGVLRPSNIDELTQGVKAAAAQGLVLVPRGGGMSYTGGYVADRPDALAIDMSGMNRVLEINSTDMTVTVEAGITWHALYEALKPHGLRTPAWGTMSGIKASVGGGMGQNGTFWGANHGPFSQNVISLTVVLADGTVMETGCDFARVFGPDLTGLFTGDAGALGIKAHVTMPLIREAEAFAYGSFAFDTPADYCAAMSEIARSGLASESFGFDPYLQSLRMRRDSLTSDAKSLVTMMKSQGGFWKGIKEGAKVVAAGRSFLDDAKFSIHCLVEGRIQAAADEDMRRIEGIVRANNGRVVENTIPKILRANPFVPVNSMAGPDGGRWLPVHGIVRHSKAPSMIEALTALFETHAAEMDALGVGAGYMFLTFGTTGFIIEPCFYWPDELWGLHEQSIEPAHLAKLNRYPANPEARALVERLRAGVIDVVGQMGGVHFQVGRTYPLKDRSGPDRWAAIEAIKAHFDPEGRMNPGALGL
- a CDS encoding MFS transporter gives rise to the protein MTASRSNEAAAVPGPAGSRSEFSLGWKTLLAAFLGTMCGASPLPVNVLGFLFDPLNAEFGWSKTQISIGVTIYGLTAALLAPFYGAMCDRYGVKRVGISSLIAFAVIFASFYLMPGQLAFFYGIWFLIGLVAIGSTPVSWSRAIGLWFVRNRGLALGIMMLGTSAAAIVVPRIAVAAIEFGGWRMIFPAVALLPILIAVPAVLALFREPRADEMPPQISAGADGSVAGMTLGKAMRTRQFWLLWVSILLISLAYGGAHTHMPAIIKDHGLGIGDAAGIMGIVGLGLLSGRLIVGALLDRFWGPGVGFPVLCLPALACYLLLGTGSDFAMIALAAFLLGFAAGAESDLIAFLAARYFGMAQFGRIYGFLYMPFATMTALSPVLYGIVRDTAGSYDPMLAGAALMFVTGGALLLLMGGYDRLKWSHNED
- a CDS encoding HpcH/HpaI aldolase/citrate lyase family protein, producing the protein MPGPAVVQSMLFVPGSRPERLDKAMAAGADSVCIDLEDAVPADGKETARAAALAAIGRPGLAIRINGVATRAGIADLLALAEAPARPAHIYVPMVESPAELKIIRSVLADDSVGLIPLIETVEGLDNAPAIAADPSVEMVMFGGGDFSAQLGVALEWEPLLLARQRLVMACAAANKPAMDVPFIKLDDADGLAEETRRAKAIGFSAKAAIHPAQLDGIHSIFRPTLAQVAEAEEAIAAFAAAGGAAIRFNGRMLEAPIVRRYQQILAMKDKAHA
- a CDS encoding MaoC family dehydratase, with translation MRDGVIEVGPQRYRETYGRYFEEMIVGDIYEHRPGRTITEADNTWFTLLTMNQHPSHFDAEFARKTEFGKCIVASPLTVAIMTGQSVSDVSQKAVANLGWKEIRLLKPVFVGDTLYSESEVLEKRESEKRPQQGIVTIATRGLNQHGDVVCDFTRVMLIWKKGFGPMDE
- a CDS encoding acyl-CoA dehydrogenase family protein gives rise to the protein MAEPSTARPAMDPDEEAALLDGIQRWMDKEVRPVVMKHDHGDIWPAELVAQMAEMGLFGATIDTEYGGLGLPAQTYAKIVMLISSYWMALTGIFNSHLIMACAVERFGTPEQKALWLPKFASGEVRGGLALTEPNAGTDLQAIRTTAVRDGDDYVINGTKTWISNSINGSCFAMLVKTDPKADPRYKGMSLFIAPKGEGLSVGKKFDKLGYKAIDSAELVMDNYRLPAANLIGGVEGQGFFQATGGLELGRINVAARGVGIAEGSLRLATEYAQVRQTMGKPISEHQAIQLKIGEMVTRAAASRLLTLEAAKAYDRGERCDMEAGMAKYFASESAVTNSQEAMRIYGGYSYSKEYDIERYYRDAMLMCIGEGTNEMQRMIISKQWVKRNPA
- a CDS encoding CaiB/BaiF CoA transferase family protein, translated to MSQRPLPLAGYRIISAEQYGAGPYGTQFLAQLGADVIKIEPPHKSGTGGGDTARAVGPHFLREGESHYFHAFNLNKRSLTLDLNSSEGQAVLHRLVATADAVVNNLRGDLPARLGLTYAALSGFNPAIVCAHLSAYGRDNERAKWPGYDYLMQAEAGFCSLTGDPDGEPQRFGLSMVDYMTGTQMAVGVLAALLDAQRSGLGRDIDCDLLSTAVHQMTYPAVWYLNEGSETGRTPRSAHPTATPSQMVKAQDGWMFVMCQLPKFWDILVERVGHPALKDERFATNPGRLAHRGTLTDALDAIFGEHPVAHWLALLQGHVPVAPVHDIAQAMDNPWLDTIGMIDTVSHPDRANLRVLASPIKVDGQRVPSRAGPLLGADADDVLGELGYDADAIATLRQQDVI